From the genome of Scytonema hofmannii PCC 7110, one region includes:
- a CDS encoding phage tail protein — protein MPAQDELLVSCRFYFEADNIQDKLILEVSGLSAESPAAGGDTVLGSGKGAKNLRQAAPTQVKFEPVIVKVVATTNKDLYKWYEDCNKNEGGKSDWKTKRQGASITVYNQAGEPQAKWQLKEAYPTKYEGPQLQAGSNEVANETITLVHTGINRVQ, from the coding sequence ATGCCAGCTCAAGATGAATTATTAGTTAGTTGTAGATTTTACTTTGAAGCTGATAACATTCAAGACAAGCTAATTTTAGAAGTTTCTGGTCTGAGCGCCGAAAGCCCAGCAGCTGGTGGAGACACAGTACTTGGTTCTGGTAAAGGTGCTAAGAACTTACGCCAAGCAGCACCCACTCAGGTTAAATTTGAGCCAGTTATTGTCAAAGTTGTTGCAACTACTAATAAAGACCTTTATAAATGGTACGAAGATTGTAACAAAAACGAAGGTGGAAAATCAGATTGGAAAACAAAACGTCAAGGTGCTTCGATCACTGTTTATAACCAAGCAGGCGAGCCACAAGCAAAATGGCAATTAAAAGAGGCTTATCCCACCAAATACGAAGGACCACAATTACAAGCTGGTTCAAATGAAGTGGCTAACGAAACAATAACGCTAGTTCACACAGGTATTAACCGAGTGCAATAA
- a CDS encoding phage tail protein has protein sequence MANLTNKFPEILINARFYIELKLDGSQEPVDAYFMECTGIQRSQEAIEVQEVIPRRGKKEIGNVLCTKIPGNLKTNNITLRRGMTQSKTLSQWFESVERGNWSKQIRDGSITIYNQAAQAQAVFQFRGAWPVRYSISDLSANGTDVEIEEIEIAVERFYRQRK, from the coding sequence ATGGCAAACTTAACTAATAAATTCCCAGAGATTCTCATAAATGCTCGGTTTTATATAGAACTTAAACTTGATGGTAGTCAAGAACCTGTAGATGCTTACTTCATGGAATGTACGGGGATTCAACGCTCTCAAGAAGCAATAGAAGTTCAGGAAGTCATTCCCCGACGAGGTAAAAAAGAAATAGGTAACGTTCTTTGTACTAAAATTCCTGGCAACCTTAAGACTAATAATATAACTTTGCGCCGAGGAATGACTCAATCTAAAACGTTGTCTCAATGGTTTGAATCGGTTGAAAGGGGAAATTGGTCTAAACAAATTCGGGATGGTTCTATAACTATCTACAATCAAGCAGCACAAGCACAAGCAGTATTTCAATTTCGAGGAGCTTGGCCAGTTAGATATAGTATTTCTGACTTAAGTGCTAATGGTACGGATGTGGAAATTGAAGAAATTGAAATAGCTGTCGAAAGATTTTATCGTCAAAGAAAATAA
- a CDS encoding PstS family phosphate ABC transporter substrate-binding protein → MKSLPPSAKSAIPPLPKNQTLKSQKGTYRIISNVPFTELEKVRFYQGVQIVSHKSLVIKEYLLPEGEFNNTEVSDRKEKFEQLISINLKQKGGQDFRLVIPYDAIAPRDERRCYLINEPINNAITLREYLKQLNSPLTSKQVREVLKQVLQTLWFLHTQKVRLPNGQVLYGLAHGNLSLDSLLIVTNNHQFFIYLCDLAIWEDLFQSPTAKITTHSPEQDLQDLGKLSLYLLWGADRHPDNGKPIDHKNEQHWSQVKDITLKRFIRRILGMETPFADAREALHTLLATEFQSETQQAEQLIIQEVESEKKPATTTKNLLKVILICLSLGIFGSLSGRLVWSQISTAAEMSDGKTSQTAYSLIKDIINVPTGKFQYTSAKSEGTWDYLMTTPGLLSPNEKFGQVLSDREIKLQLSYKSVNSLNEALNQVENKKINFFITQHASNFGLPLQDKQLTSETIAYDGIVIFVPFSDAQRVGSIPQGLNGKISLEQLRRLYSGQITNWKELDDKLPDLPVKLYIPIEKAVVQRFKEIIFKNYPLEAERFQQLIDQKIITLQETINTLRSNILADFENRQNGGIGFGLLSKVYNQCSVYPLSVGEKGKEVQPLVQNNGEDINPQLDLCNDKGSYKPNAEAFSQKLYPFVSPIAVVYPNDEIRSQAGKSFAEILKTDEGQQLLKETGLIPQNKK, encoded by the coding sequence ATGAAATCTCTACCGCCTTCTGCTAAATCAGCAATTCCCCCATTACCCAAAAATCAAACTCTTAAAAGTCAAAAAGGAACATATCGAATTATTAGTAATGTACCCTTTACAGAACTTGAAAAAGTACGCTTTTATCAAGGAGTTCAAATCGTAAGTCATAAATCACTTGTAATTAAAGAATATTTGCTACCCGAAGGAGAATTTAACAACACAGAAGTTAGCGATCGCAAAGAAAAATTTGAGCAATTAATCAGCATCAATCTCAAACAGAAGGGAGGACAAGATTTTCGCTTGGTAATTCCTTATGATGCGATCGCTCCTAGAGACGAAAGACGTTGCTACTTAATCAATGAACCCATTAATAATGCCATAACTCTAAGAGAATACCTCAAGCAATTAAACTCTCCTCTAACTTCTAAGCAGGTACGCGAAGTCCTAAAACAAGTTTTGCAAACTCTTTGGTTCCTCCACACCCAAAAGGTACGTTTACCTAATGGTCAGGTACTTTACGGTTTGGCTCATGGTAATTTGAGTTTAGATAGCTTATTAATTGTGACAAATAACCATCAATTCTTTATCTATCTTTGTGATTTAGCTATTTGGGAAGATTTATTTCAATCTCCAACCGCTAAAATTACAACTCATTCACCAGAACAAGATTTACAAGACTTAGGAAAACTTAGCTTGTATTTATTATGGGGAGCAGATCGACACCCAGATAATGGCAAGCCTATAGACCATAAAAATGAACAACATTGGTCACAAGTTAAGGATATTACCCTCAAGAGATTTATTCGCCGTATTTTGGGAATGGAGACACCTTTTGCTGATGCAAGAGAAGCTTTACATACACTTTTAGCAACAGAGTTTCAGTCAGAAACTCAACAAGCTGAACAACTAATAATTCAAGAGGTAGAATCAGAGAAAAAACCAGCCACAACGACTAAAAATTTGCTAAAAGTCATATTAATTTGCCTATCTTTAGGAATTTTTGGGTCATTATCAGGCAGATTAGTGTGGTCGCAAATATCAACAGCAGCAGAAATGTCAGATGGTAAAACATCTCAAACGGCATATTCATTGATTAAAGATATCATCAATGTACCTACTGGCAAATTTCAATACACTTCTGCAAAATCAGAAGGGACATGGGACTATTTGATGACAACCCCAGGTTTGTTATCTCCTAATGAGAAATTTGGACAAGTTCTTAGCGATCGCGAAATCAAATTGCAGCTTAGTTATAAGAGCGTTAATTCACTTAACGAAGCTCTTAACCAAGTTGAAAATAAAAAGATAAATTTTTTCATCACTCAACATGCAAGTAATTTTGGATTACCACTACAAGATAAACAATTAACATCTGAAACAATTGCTTACGACGGTATAGTCATATTTGTACCTTTTAGTGATGCTCAAAGAGTAGGAAGTATCCCTCAAGGATTAAATGGAAAAATCTCCTTAGAGCAATTGCGGAGATTATATAGTGGTCAAATAACTAACTGGAAAGAATTGGATGATAAATTACCAGACTTACCAGTAAAACTCTATATACCAATAGAAAAAGCAGTTGTTCAGCGATTTAAGGAGATTATATTTAAAAATTACCCCCTAGAAGCAGAACGTTTTCAACAACTCATAGACCAAAAAATCATTACCCTGCAAGAAACTATCAATACCCTGAGAAGTAATATACTTGCTGATTTTGAAAACAGACAAAATGGTGGTATTGGTTTTGGACTTTTAAGTAAAGTATACAATCAATGCTCTGTTTATCCTTTAAGCGTGGGCGAAAAAGGTAAAGAGGTACAACCCTTAGTCCAGAACAATGGTGAAGACATAAATCCACAACTTGATTTATGTAACGATAAAGGAAGTTATAAACCTAATGCTGAGGCTTTTTCTCAAAAACTTTATCCTTTTGTCTCTCCAATTGCGGTAGTTTATCCTAATGACGAAATTCGCTCTCAAGCCGGAAAAAGTTTTGCTGAGATACTAAAAACTGATGAAGGACAACAATTACTTAAGGAAACGGGACTAATACCACAAAATAAAAAGTAA
- a CDS encoding phage tail protein: MANNYKFSNYELNYVTANRFYVEIESKITASFSECSGFGVTVKTEKYLEGGANDQQRVILGQPEFSDVTLKRGITDSFVFWNWVNQTTGHGKIERRNINILLYNQAGKVMQCWTLIGAVPVGWRTADLQASANNVALEELTLAYEGLRVEKSGGGGAIKLRSRHSSGYFLG, from the coding sequence ATGGCTAACAATTATAAATTTAGCAATTACGAACTAAATTACGTCACAGCAAATCGCTTCTATGTAGAAATTGAGAGTAAAATTACTGCCTCATTTAGCGAATGTTCTGGTTTTGGCGTAACGGTTAAGACAGAAAAGTATTTAGAAGGAGGAGCCAACGATCAACAACGGGTTATCTTAGGACAACCAGAGTTTTCTGATGTCACTTTAAAGCGCGGTATAACTGACAGTTTTGTTTTTTGGAATTGGGTAAATCAAACAACAGGTCATGGAAAAATTGAACGACGTAACATTAATATTTTGCTTTATAACCAAGCAGGAAAAGTCATGCAATGTTGGACGCTAATTGGCGCAGTTCCTGTTGGTTGGAGAACGGCTGATTTACAAGCTTCTGCTAACAATGTAGCTCTTGAAGAATTGACTTTAGCCTATGAGGGTTTGCGAGTTGAAAAATCAGGAGGTGGTGGAGCCATAAAACTTCGTTCTCGCCATTCTTCTGGATATTTTCTTGGTTAG
- a CDS encoding VgrG-related protein, whose translation MPTYRALPILEIEGKKNPPTLMEDILHISVEESLHRPGMFTLIIQNDYYPGRNEDKPWRHKNLLQIGKSVKIGFNSSTTESPDFVDENPGQILEGEITAIETNFTNKSQAHFIVRGYDYSHRLHRGRYNRSFVNKTDSDIVKQIARETGIKTGTIDSSGVVHEYLFQENQTNMEFLRERAARIGFELFIQNGKLNFRKPKADKQKLTLKWLTDLHSFRVRVTSAEQVKEVEVRGWDYTQKKPIISKAKTGQVITQTENGKGNTTSNKFKGKPPTPKMILVDQPVFKPKEADTMAQALCDELEGQFIYADAKAEGDTLIRPGRVVNLQEMGQHSGSYYVTETRHTYSDRIYITEFSVRGSRGGDLLSVIAPQTQLQPGQTFLVGIVTDNQDPKGLGRVKVKFPTLTEEHNSNWARIVAPGAGSNRGIYWLPEVNDEVLVCFEHGDIHRPYIIGGVWNGKDPTPRTIADTVVRGKVRLREEKTRYGHKTTFVDEDKGTEKRGYYIQTGTRTGHCLRLNDSEQFIELETIGGHKIRLNDRQRIVEIATSGRQNISLNDMNGDISINARTTINNTAAATISSRAANINLQSSSVNTINTGGTNIMTAGGATTINAGGVITISAGGAIAINASAITLNAGVTTVTGALILHGVPL comes from the coding sequence ATGCCTACTTACCGCGCTCTACCCATACTGGAAATAGAAGGTAAAAAAAATCCTCCTACTTTAATGGAAGATATTCTCCATATTTCTGTAGAAGAAAGCCTGCATCGTCCAGGAATGTTTACTTTGATTATCCAGAATGATTACTATCCTGGTCGAAACGAAGATAAACCTTGGCGTCACAAAAACTTATTACAAATTGGTAAATCTGTTAAAATTGGTTTTAATTCCAGCACCACAGAATCCCCTGATTTTGTTGATGAAAATCCAGGTCAAATTCTAGAAGGCGAAATTACAGCAATTGAAACTAATTTTACTAATAAATCCCAAGCTCATTTCATAGTTCGAGGTTATGATTATTCTCACCGCCTGCATCGGGGACGCTATAATCGTTCTTTTGTCAACAAAACTGATAGCGATATTGTTAAACAAATTGCTCGGGAAACAGGAATCAAAACTGGTACTATAGACTCTAGTGGTGTTGTCCATGAATATCTGTTTCAAGAAAATCAAACTAATATGGAGTTTCTGCGAGAAAGAGCAGCACGTATTGGCTTTGAGTTATTTATCCAAAATGGCAAACTTAACTTTCGCAAACCCAAAGCTGACAAGCAAAAATTAACCCTTAAATGGTTAACAGATTTGCATAGTTTTCGCGTTCGCGTTACCAGTGCAGAACAGGTGAAAGAAGTTGAAGTCAGAGGTTGGGACTACACGCAAAAAAAACCAATTATTTCTAAAGCCAAAACAGGTCAAGTTATTACTCAGACGGAAAATGGTAAAGGTAATACTACGAGTAATAAATTTAAGGGTAAACCACCTACGCCAAAAATGATTTTGGTAGACCAGCCAGTGTTTAAGCCCAAAGAAGCTGATACAATGGCGCAAGCTTTATGTGATGAACTTGAAGGACAATTTATTTACGCAGATGCTAAAGCTGAGGGTGACACACTCATTCGACCAGGACGAGTTGTTAACCTGCAAGAGATGGGTCAGCATAGCGGTAGCTATTATGTTACAGAGACTCGCCACACTTACAGCGATCGCATTTACATCACTGAGTTTAGCGTTCGCGGTTCGCGAGGAGGTGACTTGTTATCAGTTATAGCCCCTCAGACTCAATTACAACCAGGTCAAACCTTTCTCGTCGGTATCGTTACAGATAACCAAGACCCCAAAGGCTTAGGTCGAGTAAAAGTCAAGTTTCCTACCTTGACTGAAGAACATAATAGTAATTGGGCGAGAATAGTAGCTCCGGGAGCAGGTTCTAATCGCGGGATATATTGGCTACCAGAAGTAAACGATGAAGTGTTGGTTTGCTTTGAACACGGCGATATCCACCGTCCTTACATTATTGGCGGAGTTTGGAATGGTAAAGACCCAACTCCCAGAACAATAGCCGACACAGTTGTTAGGGGAAAAGTGCGTCTGCGAGAAGAAAAAACCCGTTACGGTCATAAAACAACCTTTGTTGATGAAGATAAAGGTACTGAGAAACGAGGATACTATATACAAACAGGTACTCGCACTGGTCACTGTCTGCGACTTAATGATAGCGAGCAGTTTATCGAGTTAGAAACTATCGGGGGTCATAAAATCCGCTTAAATGACAGACAAAGAATTGTAGAGATTGCTACATCAGGCAGACAAAATATCAGTTTGAATGATATGAATGGCGATATCAGCATAAATGCTAGGACTACGATTAACAATACCGCAGCTGCTACCATTAGTTCTAGAGCTGCCAACATAAATTTACAGTCTAGTAGTGTAAATACTATTAATACTGGTGGTACAAATATTATGACTGCTGGTGGTGCAACTACTATTAATGCTGGTGGTGTAATTACTATTTCTGCTGGTGGTGCAATTGCTATTAATGCTTCCGCAATTACGCTTAATGCAGGCGTCACTACAGTTACTGGCGCACTGATTTTACATGGCGTACCACTATAA
- a CDS encoding GPW/gp25 family protein produces the protein MAQKTDYIGAGFAFPLRVNVQGGIQLSAAEPNIEESIMIILRTGLGERLYRPDFGSRLSELVFEPLNIQTLLLIRLYIEEALSMWEPRIILKEVRADPDPIRSQVNIIIEYQPKNSPEPRSLVYPFYLRNGEQEILDFGF, from the coding sequence ATGGCACAAAAAACTGATTATATCGGTGCGGGCTTTGCTTTTCCCCTGAGAGTAAACGTACAGGGAGGAATTCAACTAAGTGCAGCTGAGCCAAATATAGAAGAATCTATTATGATAATCCTCCGCACGGGATTAGGCGAACGCCTGTATAGACCTGATTTTGGCTCGCGCTTATCTGAGCTAGTCTTTGAACCACTAAATATTCAAACCCTTTTGCTGATTCGTCTTTATATAGAAGAAGCATTATCCATGTGGGAACCACGCATCATTTTAAAAGAAGTGCGTGCTGACCCAGACCCCATCCGCAGCCAAGTCAATATCATTATCGAATACCAACCTAAAAACAGCCCCGAACCCCGCAGCTTGGTCTACCCATTTTATTTAAGGAACGGGGAACAGGAAATTTTAGATTTTGGATTTTAG
- a CDS encoding putative baseplate assembly protein has product MDFNFLPKLPKSNLDDRTYKDLVEECILRIPRYCPEWTNYNPGDPGITLIEMFAWLTDQMLLRFNQVPRRNYITFLELMGIRLNPPTPARCELTFYLTQAQPDIVKIPFATEVSTLRTETEESVIFTTDRELVIGNPQIKHLLTADTPEDIPQQLSDRTPENAQWENFYTTRLFENSIPGNCFYLVLEDPENSLEGNVISLNVKGEAAQTTGINPDDPPLIWSAWNGKNWQEILRVEDNTKGFSFSEIAQPLDGADIILHLPQQLPNTVFGNGYKGHWIRCIYTQPKETQPNYSNSPSIISLTVNSVGIAGSATQCIRIEHELLGVSNGKAGQVFELQSDPILKRIPHLGEHIQVRLPVGEIQDWVEVPDFGESSPDDLHYTIDSQTGTVQFGPLIREPSQLKQHTHQRGLKQPGGRIVKRESARTNNLATYIPPVAEDTELVALERQYGKVPPIGSEIYMVAYRTGGGSKGNVQAGKITVIKNSIPYVQSVINYEHARSGADAESLDEAVMRVPQMLRTRETAVTPEDFERVAKEAAQKVVARAHCLTKPEQTTAGIVRLLVVPKNVETDTFDFRTGMSPDEFALSEELKAEILQYMSDRKPLGIQVKLESPEYVGVSVKTQVILEPHYNNPRDQERIRSQMLELLYRFLNPLVGGFEGKGWELGRPVYPSDIVALCQKIPGIRYLSVVELFGLFKYGEEWLRADMPEPEIDPGPIGLICSWSDTKSELQPSHIIEFRD; this is encoded by the coding sequence ATGGACTTTAATTTTTTACCCAAATTACCAAAATCAAATCTTGACGATCGCACTTATAAAGATTTAGTTGAAGAGTGTATTCTCCGCATTCCTCGCTATTGTCCCGAATGGACAAACTACAACCCCGGTGACCCAGGAATTACTTTAATTGAGATGTTTGCTTGGCTCACTGACCAAATGTTACTGCGGTTCAATCAAGTACCCAGGCGCAATTATATCACTTTTTTAGAGTTGATGGGAATTCGCCTGAATCCTCCAACACCTGCAAGATGCGAACTTACATTTTACCTAACTCAAGCTCAACCCGATATTGTCAAGATTCCCTTTGCTACAGAAGTATCTACTTTGCGAACCGAAACAGAAGAATCGGTGATTTTTACTACTGACCGTGAGTTGGTAATTGGTAATCCGCAAATCAAGCATTTATTAACAGCAGATACACCAGAAGACATCCCCCAACAATTAAGCGATCGCACTCCAGAAAATGCTCAGTGGGAAAATTTTTACACCACGCGGTTGTTCGAGAATTCGATCCCTGGAAACTGCTTTTATCTGGTACTAGAAGACCCCGAAAATTCCTTAGAGGGTAATGTAATCTCTCTTAATGTCAAAGGCGAAGCAGCTCAAACTACTGGTATTAACCCTGACGATCCTCCCCTTATCTGGTCAGCTTGGAATGGGAAAAATTGGCAAGAAATTCTTCGGGTCGAAGATAACACTAAAGGTTTCAGTTTTAGCGAAATCGCTCAACCTTTAGATGGAGCTGACATTATTCTACATTTACCGCAACAATTGCCCAATACTGTCTTTGGTAATGGTTACAAAGGTCACTGGATACGCTGTATTTACACTCAGCCCAAAGAGACACAACCTAACTACAGTAATTCTCCTAGCATAATCAGTCTAACAGTAAACTCTGTTGGTATAGCTGGAAGTGCTACTCAATGTATCCGTATAGAACATGAACTGCTCGGAGTCAGCAACGGTAAAGCAGGTCAAGTCTTTGAATTACAAAGCGACCCCATCCTAAAGCGGATTCCACATTTGGGAGAACATATCCAAGTCAGGCTCCCAGTTGGAGAAATCCAAGATTGGGTGGAAGTTCCCGACTTTGGCGAATCTAGTCCCGATGACCTCCACTACACCATTGATTCCCAAACAGGTACAGTTCAATTTGGACCCCTGATTCGAGAACCAAGTCAACTTAAACAGCATACACATCAACGGGGATTAAAACAACCAGGGGGAAGAATTGTCAAGCGAGAGAGTGCTAGAACAAACAATTTAGCAACTTATATTCCTCCAGTCGCAGAGGATACAGAACTAGTTGCTTTAGAAAGACAATATGGTAAAGTGCCTCCCATAGGTTCCGAAATATACATGGTTGCCTACCGCACGGGAGGAGGTAGCAAAGGCAACGTCCAAGCAGGAAAAATCACTGTAATAAAAAATTCAATTCCTTACGTTCAAAGCGTTATCAACTACGAACACGCCCGTTCTGGAGCCGATGCAGAATCTCTAGATGAAGCTGTAATGAGAGTGCCTCAGATGCTACGTACCCGTGAAACAGCCGTAACTCCGGAAGATTTTGAGCGGGTAGCAAAAGAAGCTGCTCAAAAGGTTGTTGCTCGCGCCCATTGTCTAACTAAACCGGAACAAACAACAGCTGGGATAGTGCGTTTACTAGTTGTACCTAAAAATGTAGAGACAGATACCTTTGATTTTCGCACCGGAATGAGTCCAGATGAATTTGCTCTCTCTGAGGAACTCAAAGCAGAGATTTTGCAATACATGAGCGATCGCAAACCTTTGGGCATACAAGTAAAATTAGAGTCACCTGAATATGTTGGGGTAAGCGTCAAAACTCAAGTCATATTAGAACCGCACTACAACAATCCCCGCGACCAAGAACGAATTCGCTCTCAAATGCTCGAGCTTTTATACCGCTTTTTAAATCCTCTAGTTGGCGGTTTTGAAGGTAAAGGTTGGGAGTTGGGGCGTCCCGTGTATCCTTCAGATATAGTAGCCCTGTGTCAAAAAATACCTGGTATTCGCTATTTAAGCGTAGTCGAACTATTTGGGCTGTTTAAATACGGTGAAGAATGGTTGCGTGCGGATATGCCAGAACCAGAAATCGACCCTGGTCCGATAGGACTGATATGTTCTTGGTCAGATACAAAATCCGAATTGCAACCGAGCCACATCATAGAATTCAGAGATTAG
- a CDS encoding phage tail protein → MIQSISQPMLVLSLTSMQLPETTASTSLSLKGDVREELVNQDLLGRPGETSEMLLKIENTSGRPLRWKLEIEGDFPNNWYSWSQLNFDEIDPNQKVDKTISFHIPNDFFENQSALSSEKRQLKINYQSQISLYLQSGDSQQLIDYRTFNLIVRPKTSYQNLLPEIYREADFAARFVSIFEQAFDPAVQIAETLWAYLDPLTAPKALLPFLAHWVAWEIDDRWTLDQQRRLIRNAITLYRWHGTSWGLRLYLHLYTGLPLEQIQIREIFNQGFVFGPTRIGEDSMLGGGRPYHFQVELQANNLEQIDEKLVREIIERQKPGFCSYELDIKISSF, encoded by the coding sequence ATGATTCAATCCATATCTCAGCCAATGTTGGTGCTGTCACTCACCTCGATGCAGCTCCCAGAAACCACAGCATCAACATCTTTATCCCTAAAAGGGGACGTCCGGGAAGAGCTAGTCAACCAAGATTTGCTAGGGCGTCCTGGAGAAACAAGCGAAATGTTACTTAAAATAGAAAACACTTCAGGTCGTCCATTACGATGGAAACTGGAAATTGAAGGAGATTTTCCCAATAATTGGTATAGTTGGAGTCAGCTAAACTTTGACGAAATTGATCCCAACCAAAAGGTTGATAAAACAATTTCTTTTCATATACCAAATGATTTTTTTGAAAATCAATCGGCATTAAGTTCCGAAAAACGTCAACTCAAAATTAATTATCAAAGCCAAATTTCCCTCTATTTACAATCAGGTGACTCTCAACAACTCATAGACTACCGAACCTTTAACTTAATTGTACGCCCTAAAACTTCTTACCAAAACTTATTACCAGAAATTTATCGAGAAGCAGACTTTGCGGCAAGATTTGTCAGCATTTTTGAGCAAGCTTTCGACCCCGCAGTTCAAATCGCAGAAACCCTTTGGGCTTACTTAGACCCTTTAACTGCACCCAAAGCACTACTCCCCTTTCTCGCCCATTGGGTAGCTTGGGAAATTGATGACCGTTGGACTCTTGACCAGCAACGGCGTTTAATTCGGAACGCAATAACGCTTTACCGTTGGCATGGAACTAGCTGGGGTTTGCGTCTTTATTTACATCTTTACACGGGTTTACCGTTAGAGCAAATTCAAATTCGAGAAATTTTTAATCAAGGTTTTGTGTTCGGTCCAACACGCATCGGTGAAGACTCTATGTTAGGGGGTGGTCGTCCTTATCATTTTCAAGTCGAGCTGCAAGCAAATAATCTCGAACAAATAGATGAAAAACTAGTCCGAGAGATTATTGAACGGCAAAAACCTGGCTTTTGTTCCTATGAGCTTGATATTAAAATTTCAAGCTTCTAA
- a CDS encoding pyruvate kinase yields MQDLCSPKIRLGIVPQEGFTVEAGQEVTFVLQKEGKSADEIPLPLPTLFAMVRRGEPILINDGRIKVIVSDRDADKIRAQVIIGGLISSKKGVNLPETRLPVTSITEKDLGDLRFGIQSGVDLVAVSFVRSPEDLEPAQRMIEGANTNIRIIAKIERREAVENIDKIIEVADGIMVARGNLGLVKVHTIGQPISA; encoded by the coding sequence ATGCAAGATTTGTGCAGTCCAAAAATTCGGTTGGGAATCGTACCACAAGAGGGCTTTACTGTAGAAGCGGGTCAAGAAGTCACTTTTGTACTGCAAAAAGAAGGCAAAAGTGCTGACGAAATCCCTCTGCCGTTGCCAACTTTATTTGCTATGGTCAGACGTGGAGAACCCATTCTCATTAATGATGGTCGCATCAAAGTTATTGTTAGCGATCGCGATGCGGATAAGATTCGCGCACAGGTTATCATTGGCGGTTTGATATCTAGTAAAAAAGGCGTGAACTTGCCAGAGACACGTTTACCTGTAACATCCATAACAGAAAAAGATTTGGGCGATTTGCGTTTTGGGATTCAATCTGGTGTAGATTTAGTAGCAGTTTCCTTTGTGCGATCGCCTGAAGACTTAGAACCAGCACAAAGGATGATTGAAGGAGCAAATACAAATATTCGTATTATCGCCAAAATCGAAAGACGAGAAGCAGTAGAGAACATCGATAAAATTATAGAAGTTGCTGACGGCATTATGGTAGCTCGTGGAAATTTAGGATTAGTAAAAGTACATACTATAGGACAGCCTATTTCTGCTTAG
- the gap gene encoding type I glyceraldehyde-3-phosphate dehydrogenase, protein MSKLKVGINGFGRIGRLVFRAGIDNPNIEFVGINDLVPPDNLAYLLKYDSTHGSYKGQVEAKQDGIVVNGHFIPCVSVRNPAELPWGKLGADYVVESTGLFTTFEGAANHLQAGAKRVIISAPTKDPDKVPTLLVGVNHHLFDPGKNTVVSNASCTTNCLAPVAKVLNDKFGLTEGLMTTVHAMTATQPTVDGPSKKDWRGGRSAAQNIIPSSTGAAKAVALVLPELKGKLTGMAFRVPTPDVSVVDLTFKTAKATSYKEICAAMKEASEGELKGILGYTEDEVVSTDFQGDSRSSIFDAGAGIELNSNFFKVVAWYDNEWGYSNRVIDLMLAMAQKEGLLERTAVAV, encoded by the coding sequence TTGAGTAAGCTGAAAGTTGGCATCAATGGATTTGGTCGTATTGGGCGACTTGTGTTTCGTGCTGGTATAGACAACCCTAACATCGAGTTTGTTGGCATAAACGACCTAGTACCACCAGATAACTTGGCATACCTGTTGAAGTACGATTCAACTCACGGTAGTTATAAGGGTCAGGTCGAGGCAAAGCAAGATGGTATTGTTGTCAATGGACATTTCATTCCTTGCGTGTCCGTTAGAAATCCTGCGGAATTACCTTGGGGTAAATTAGGTGCAGATTATGTTGTGGAATCTACAGGTTTGTTTACCACGTTTGAAGGTGCTGCAAACCACCTGCAAGCTGGAGCAAAGCGAGTTATAATTTCTGCTCCTACTAAAGACCCGGATAAAGTTCCCACCCTGTTAGTGGGTGTAAACCATCACTTGTTCGATCCAGGAAAAAACACAGTTGTCTCCAATGCTAGTTGTACTACTAACTGTTTGGCACCTGTTGCTAAAGTACTCAATGACAAATTTGGATTAACCGAAGGGTTAATGACTACAGTTCATGCAATGACTGCGACTCAGCCAACTGTAGACGGTCCCAGTAAAAAAGACTGGCGGGGAGGACGTAGTGCAGCACAAAACATTATACCTTCTTCTACAGGTGCAGCCAAAGCAGTCGCACTGGTTTTACCAGAGTTGAAGGGTAAGTTAACCGGTATGGCATTCCGAGTTCCTACCCCCGATGTTTCTGTTGTTGATTTGACCTTCAAAACTGCTAAAGCTACTAGTTACAAAGAAATCTGTGCTGCTATGAAGGAGGCTTCTGAAGGTGAGCTAAAAGGAATTTTAGGTTACACGGAAGATGAAGTGGTTTCCACAGATTTTCAGGGCGATTCTCGTTCCAGTATTTTTGATGCTGGTGCTGGTATCGAACTTAACTCTAATTTCTTTAAAGTTGTTGCCTGGTATGACAACGAGTGGGGTTACTCAAATCGTGTCATTGACTTGATGTTGGCTATGGCACAAAAAGAAGGATTGTTAGAACGCACTGCTGTCGCAGTTTAA